One part of the Gossypium raimondii isolate GPD5lz chromosome 1, ASM2569854v1, whole genome shotgun sequence genome encodes these proteins:
- the LOC105785110 gene encoding beta-galactosidase 13 — protein MVEPRRLLMIFFLSTLLIAYSNANVEEIQKDTEEGDEEGKVGGQKAQGVTYDARSLIINGKRELLFSGAIHYPRSTPDMWPDLIKKAKQGGINTIETYVFWNGHEPVEGQYNFEGEFDLVKFIKLIHEHKLYAVVRVGPFIQAEWNHGGLPYWLREVPGIIFRSDNEPFKKHMKRFVTMIVDKLKQEKLFAPQGGPIILAQIENEYNTIQRAFREKGDSYVQWAGKLALSLNANVPWIMCKQRDAPDPVINTCNGRHCGDTFYGPNKRNKPALWTENWTARYRVFGDPPSQRSAEDLAYSVARFFSKNGSMVNYYMYYGGTNFGRTSASFTTTRYYDEGPLDEFGLQREPKWGHLKDVHRALSLCKRALFWGVPTTLKLGPDQQAIVWQQPGTSACAAFLANNNTRLAQHVNFRGQDICLPARSISVLPDCKTVVFNTQLVTTQHNSRNFVRSEIANKNFNWEMYREVPPVGLGFKFDVPRELFHLTKDTTDYAWYTTSLKLGRRDLPMKKNVSPVLRVASLGHGIHAYVNGEYAGSAHGSKVEKSFVFQRAVSLKEGENHIALLGYLVGLPDSGAYMEKRFAGPRSITILGLNTGTLDISQNGWGHQVGIDGEKKKLFTEEGSKSVQWTKPDQGGPLTWYKGYFDAPEGDNPVAIVMTGMGKGMVWINGRSIGRYWNNYLSPLKKPTQSEYHIPRAYLKPKNLIVLLEEEEGNPKDVHIVTVNRDTICSAVSEIHPPSPRLFETKNGTLQPKVNDLKPRAELICPGKKQIVAVEFASYGDPFGACGAYFIGNCTAPESKQVVEKYCLGKPSCQIPLDSIHFSDKNAACTHLRKTLAVQVKCA, from the exons ATGGTAGAACCTCGGCGTTTACTCATGATATTCTTTTTGTCGACGTTGTTGATTGCTTATAGCAATGCAAATGTCGAAGAGATTCAGAAGGATACCGAGGAAGGGGACGAAGAAGGTAAGGTAGGAGGTCAGAAGGCTCAGGGCGTGACATATGACGCAAGGTCCTTGATCATCAATGGCAAACGAGAGCTTCTCTTTTCGGGAGCTATCCATTACCCACGTAGCACCCCAGAT ATGTGGCCGGACCTGATTAAAAAAGCTAAGCAGGGAGGCATCAATACGATTGAGACGTATGTTTTCTGGAATGGACACGAACCAGTTGAGGGACAGTACAACTTTGAAGGAGAATTTGACTTGGTGAAGTTCATCAAGTTGATTCATGAGCATAAGTTGTATGCAGTCGTTAGGGTTGGCCCCTTTATCCAGGCTGAATGGAATCACGG AGGATTACCATATTGGTTAAGAGAGGTCCCCGGCATCATTTTCCGATCCGATAATGAACCTTTCAAG AAACACATGAAAAGGTTTGTGACCATGATTGTTGACAAACTGAAGCAAGAGAAGTTGTTTGCTCCACAAGGAGGACCTATTATTTTAGCACAGATCGAGAATGAATACAACACTATTCAACGAGCATTCAGGGAAAAAGGGGATAGTTATGTTCAATGGGCTGGAAAACTGGCCCTTAGCTTGAATGCCAATGTCCCATGGATCATGTGCAAGCAGAGGGATGCCCCAGATCCCGTT ATCAATACATGCAATGGAAGGCACTGTGGAGATACTTTCTATGGTCCAAATAAGCGCAACAAGCCGGCATTGTGGACTGAGAACTGGACTGCACG GTATAGAGTATTCGGTGATCCACCATCCCAAAGGTCAGCTGAAGATTTGGCATACTCAGTTGCTCGATTCTTCTCCAAAAATGGAAGCATGGTCAACTACTATATG TACTATGGTGGCACCAATTTTGGCAGGACAAGTGCCTCATTTACAACAACTCGTTACTATGACGAAGGCCCTCTTGATGAATTTG GTCTTCAAAGGGAACCAAAGTGGGGTCATCTTAAGGACGTCCACAGGGCCTTGAGTTTGTGCAAAAGGGCTCTATTTTGGGGGGTTCCTACTACTCTAAAGTTGGGTCCAGATCAACAG GCTATAGTCTGGCAACAACCTGGAACTTCAGCCTGTGCGGCTTTCTTGGCCAACAATAACACTCGTCTGGCACAACATGTGAATTTCAGGGGCCAGGACATTTGCCTGCCGGCTCGTTCCATTAGCGTCCTCCCTGATTGCAAGACCGTGGTTTTCAACACTCAACTG GTCACAACTCAACATAACTCAAGAAACTTTGTAAGATCAGAAATTGCAAACAAGAATTTTAACTGGGAGATGTACAGGGAAGTCCCTCCTGTCGGACTTGGATTTAAGTTTGACGTGCCAAGGGAGCTTTTTCATTTGACCAAAGATACAACCGACTATGCTTGGTACACAACTAG CCTTAAGTTGGGTCGACGTGATTTACCAATGAAGAAAAATGTCAGCCCAGTTTTACGGGTTGCAAGTCTTGGCCATGGAATCCATGCCTATGTAAATGGTGAATACGCCGGTTCTGCACATGGGAGCAAAGTTGAGAAGAGCTTTGTTTTCCAGAGAGCTGTAAGCTTGAAGGAAGGGGAAAACCATATTGCTCTCTTAGGCTACTTAGTGGGACTCCCT GATAGCGGAGCCTACATGGAGAAAAGGTTTGCTGGGCCTCGTTCTATCACCATCCTTGGTTTGAACACTGGAACACTCGACATATCACAAAATGGTTGGGGCCATCAG GTTGGAATTGatggagaaaagaagaaattgtTTACTGAAGAAGGCTCAAAGTCTGTTCAGTGGACAAAGCCAGACCAAGGAGGACCATTAACATGGTACAAGGGATATTTTGATGCACCAGAAGGGGACAACCCAGTTGCCATTGTTATGACTGGTATGGGGAAGGGTATGGTTTGGATCAATGGTAGAAGCATTGGCCGATATTGGAACAATTACCTTAGTCCTCTTAAGAAGCCAACACAATCCGA GTACCACATCCCACGGGCATACTTGAAGCCAAAGAACCTGATTGTCCTCCTTGAGGAAGAAGAAGGCAATCCTAAAGATGTCCATATAGTAACAGTGAACAGGGATACAATCTGCAGTGCTGTGAGTGAAATTCACCCACCATCCCCGAGATTGTTCGAAACCAAAAATGGTACTCTCCAACCCAAAGTGAATGATTTGAAACCAAGGGCTGAATTAATATGTCCAGGCAAGAAGCAAATCGTGGCAGTGGAGTTTGCCAGCTATGGTGATCCATTTGGCGCTTGCGGAGCCTACTTTATTGGAAATTGTACAGCGCCAGAATCCAAGCAAGTTGTCGAGAAGTATTGCTTGGGGAAGCCCAGCTGCCAAATCCCACTAGATAGCATTCATTTCAGTGACAAAAATGCCGCATGTACCCATCTCAGGAAGACTTTGGCCGTCCAAGTCAAATGTGCCTAA